GAGCGGGACGCGAGTCATGTGTTCGACGCCACCCGCGACGAGCACGTCGTGCATCCCGGACATGATGTTCGCGGCGGCGAAGTTCACGGCCTGCTGGCCGGAGCCACACATGCGGTTCAACTGGACGCCGGGGACGCCGTCACCCCACCCCGCCACCATCGGCGCGAGGCGACCGATGTTCAGTCCCTGTTCGTCGACCGGGGTGACACAGCCGTAGATGACGTCCTCGATTAGTGTCGGGTCGAAGTCGTTGCGCGATTCGAGGGCTTCGAGGGGTTTCGCCGCGAGGTCCTGCGGATGGAGGTCCTTGAGCGACCCGCCGCGCTTGCCGAACGGTGTGCGAACTCCATCGACGATGACAGCGTCTTGCATAGACGTGTCTACGAGCTAATACCTGCAAAACGGTTCGGCCGGAGTGGCCCGGGGTTACATTACTCGCCGCTCCCAGTCATCGGATTCGATTTGCGTAATGCTGAGCAGAAAACATATATTCTGATGTTGACATTCTCAATTAATGCGTTTCTCAATTTCGAGACGTTCGGTGCTGGCCACTTTTGGAGCTGTCTCCGTCACTGGATGCGTTTCTCTCGACTCACTTTCCTCCTGTTCGGAGGGGACAGACAGCATCCGCGTGCAGAACATCTACGATTACGATACGTACAGCGGTCCAGCCAACCCCATTGAATTTGATACCCTCACCGAGGAAGAACAACGAATCGCCCGCACCACCGTCAATGAGGGCGAATACGAGGTGTGCCACTCCAGTTCTGACGCGATGCAACGCCTCATCGACAGAGCGTACGAGCACGTAGAACAGCAGGAGGACGATTCTAGTGTCTATTTCCACTACAACGAACTCTACGAAATCGGCATCTACGTGCTCGATGAGAAGATACCGTGAGAGTCGCCGTCGGTGACGATTACTCTTGTACTGCGAGGAACGATTCCATGATTGCCACACCAGAAGACGCGCCGATGCGCTCTGCGCCCGCTTCAATCATCGCCTTCGCCTCGTCCCAGTTGCCGACGCCGCCGCTCGCCTTGACGGGGAGGTACTCGGCCATCAGTTCGACGTCAGGGACCGTCGCGCCGCCGTCTGCGAACCCGGTCGAGGTTTTCACGTAGGCCGCGTCCGCCTCTTTCGCCAACTCGCAGGCTTTGTGTTTCTCCTCGTCTGAGAGCAGAGCCGTCTCGATGATGACCTTCACGGGGAGGGGGACGGCGGCGACGACTTCCGCGATGTCGTGGCGGACGGCGTCGTACTCGCCGGCCTTCAGTCGGCCGATGTTGATGACCATGTCAATCTCGTCTGCGCCTGCGTTCCAGGCGTCCTCGGCTTCGTCGCGTTTGGCGGTGGTCGTGTTCTGGCCGTGGGGGAACCCGACGACGGTGGCGAGCGTGAGGTCGGGGGCGTATTCGCTCGCTTCGTCGATGTAGCACGGCGGGATACAGACGTTCATGCCGTACTTCTGTGCGTCGTCGAGGACGGTTCGCACGTCGTCGAAGGTGGTCTCCGGCCCGAGGACCGTGTGGTCGATCATCGAGGCGAGACGGGCTGCGTTCATAACACACCACAATATCTGCCGGAGTAAAAAACGCCCCATCGACTTTTCCGCTCCGGGAGCCAAGTATGTGACATGAACGCGCCTGACACACTTCACGGGGAAGTGACGGAGACGGCCACCGCCATCGCGGAGATGGAAATCCGCGGGGCGGCCACCATCGCGGGCGCTGCTGCCCGCGCGCTCGGGGCACAGGCCGCGGCGAGCACTGCGAGTTCGCCCGAGGAGTTCCGCTCGGAGATGCGCGTCGCTGCCCGCGTCCTCCACGACACCCGACCGACGGCGGTCAGCCTTCCCAACGCCCTCCGGTACGTCCTGAACGACCTTCACGGCGACACGGTCGAAGACCTGCGAGCGACGGTGGACCGCCGCGTTACCGCCTTCCTCGACCAGCTAGCCCACGCCCAGGACGAACTCGGGCGCTTCGGCGGCAACCGCCTCCGGGACGGCGACACCATCATGACCCACTGCCACTCCACTGACGTGGTGGCCTGTGTCAGCGCCGCCGTCGAGGAGGGAAAAGATCTCACTGCATACGTACGCGAGACCCGACCCCGCAACCAGGGCCACATCACGGCCCACGAACTCGCCGAACTCGGCGTGGACGTGACGCTCATCGTGGACAACGCGGCACGCCATTACCTGAACGAGGTGGACCACGTCCTCGTCGGTGCAGACAGCATCGCCGCCGACGGGTCGGTCATCAACAAAATTGGCACCAGTGGCCTCGCCGTAAACGCCCGCGACATGGGCACACAGGTGATGGTTGCCGCCCAGACCATCAAACTCCACCCGGCGACGATGACGGGGCACACCGTCGAAATCGAGGAGCGCGACGCCACGGAGGTCATCTCCGAGGCCGACCGCGCCGAAATCGGGACCATCCGCGTCGAGAACCCGGCGTTCGACGTAACCCCACCGCGATACGTTGACGCCATCGTAACCGAACGCGGCCAGTTCCCGCCCGAGAGCATCGTCATCCTCATGCGCGAACTGTTCGGCGAGCGCGTGACGAACCCGTGGGAATCGCCCTGAGAGACCGCAACGGGTTTACTCTTCCCGGCCGCGATTTTCGCTATGGTACTTCCGGACGGCTTTTCGATTCCACCGCTCCCCGTACTCGTGGTTCTCTTCGTCGCCCTTCTCGCCGTCGCGGGCGCGCTCTACCGACGAAAACCGCCGGTCACGCGGAAGGTCGTCGTCGCGTTCGCCCCGTGGATGGTCGTGGGGTCGAGTCTCTACGTCCTCTACCAGATAGAGGGCCTCCCGCAGGCGATTGCACCGTTTTTCAGTTCTCCGACCGTCTACGGTTCGACGTTCGTCATCGCCGGGGCTATCTGGGCGCTCGTGGCGGGGCGACCTGCAGACGAGTGGTCGCTGCGTGCTGCACCCGGCCTCCTCGCCGCAACTGGACTCCTCGGCGTCGTCCTCGTCGCGGGCGCGACCCTCGCCATCGGCAGTTCATCAGGACTCATGCTGTTCTGGCCGGCAGTGGGTCTCGTCGTCTCCGTCGTCCTCGCGACGCTTGTCTGGGCCGGCGTGCGCGTCGGTCTTCCCGACATCACGAAGACGACGGGAAGCGCGGGCGCACTCGTCGTCTTCGCCCACACGCTCGACGGGGTTTCGACCGCCGTCGGCATCGACGCACTCAACTTCGGCGAGCAGACGCCACTGTCGCGGGCCATCATCGAGTTCGCCGCCGCGTTACCAACCGCCGAGGTGCTCGGAACCGTTTGGTTGTTCGTCCTCGTGAAAATCGCCCTCGCGACCGTCGTCGTCACCTTCCTCGCCGAATCGGTGCGCGACCGACCCCGTGAGGGTTACCTCCTGCTCGCGCTGGTCGCCGCCGTGGGCCTCGGTCCCGGCGCGCACAACCTGTTGCTGTTCACCGTCCTCGGGTGAGCAGACTTTTTTGTGACGGCCCCCGAACTGAGGCTGGAAATGCCTCGCGTCATCTGTGCCGGTCACGTAAACTGGGACCTGACATTGCGCGTAGACCGCCTCCCCGAACCCGACGGCGAGGCCCTCATCGAGTCCCAACGCAGGGCCGGCGGCGGCAGCGCGGCGAACACGGCTGTCGCGCTCACCGGGCTCGGCACCGACGTGGGCCTCATCGGCAGCGTCGGCACCGACGAGAACGGGCGTGACGCACGCGAGGAACTCACCAACGCAGGCCTCGACCTCTCACACTTGCTTACTGTGGCGGGCGAAACCGCGGTCAAGTACCTCATCGTGGACCCGACGGGCGAGGTGATGGTGCTCGGAAACAAGGGGGCGAACGAAGCCGTCACACCCGACGACGTAGACCCCGAGTACGTCCGAAGCGCCGACCACATCCACCTCACGAGCCAGCGCCCCGACACGGCCGCCCACATCGCCCAACTCGCCGCCGAGGCAGGCATCCCGGTCAGTTTCGACCCCGGTCGCCGCGTGGTCGACCGCGACTTCTCGGCCACGCTCCCGCACGTTGATTACCTCCTGCTCAACCGATACGAAGCCGAGCAAGCCGAGGACAAGTTCGACCTCGACACCCCAGACCGCGTCGTCGTCACCAAGTTCGGTGCGGGCGGGGCACAACTCATCACGGACGGTAAACTCGCCTCTCACGCCGGGTTCGACGTCGAAACCACCGATTCGACCGGGGCGGGTGATGCGTTCGCTGCGGGGTTCATCCACGCACAACTTGCGGGTAAACTACTTCCTGCGTCACTCGAATTCGCTGCGGCGTGTGGCGCACTCGCCAGCCAACAGTCCGGGGCGCGCACCTCGCTCTCTCCAGCGCGCGTCCGAGCGTTCCTCGCCGACCACGAGGCGTGAATCCGCCGTATTTTTGCCGTCGCCTCGTGAACTGCGACTATGGCAAAACAGCCCCACCTCCTCGTCTCCGAAGGCGACGTCCACGACATCGCGCTCATCCCCGGCGACCCGGGCCGCGTAGACCGCATCGCGAGCCAGTGTGAGAACGTCGAACTCGTCGCCGAGAACCGCGAGTACAAGGTCGTAAACGCCGAGTTCGAGGGCCGAGAACTCACCATCTGCTCGACAGGGATTGGCTGTCCATCCGCCGCCATTGCCGTCGAGGAACTCTCTCGCGTCGGCGTCGAGACGTTCATCCGCGTCGGCACTACCGGCGCACTCCAGCGCGGCATCGAAATCGGCGACATGATTGTCGCGACCGGGGCGGCGAAAAACGAGGGCACCTCCAAACGCTACGAGGACGTCGAATTCCCCGCCGTCCCCGACTTCGACGTGCTCTCGGAACTCGTGAACGCCGCCGAGGCAAACGACGAAGACGTTCACGTCGGCCCAATCGCCTCCGACGACGCGTTCTACGCGGAAACCGACGAGTTCGTCGAGGCGTGGGAAGCCGCGAACCTCCTCTCCGTCGAGATGGAAGCTGCGGCCGTATTCACGCTTGCCCGTCGCAAGGGCCTTCGCGCCGGCGCAATCTGCACCGTCGACGGCAACCTCGTCGAGGGCACCCAGAAGGGCGAAACCGAGGGTGAGGAACTCCCCGACAAGGCGAAGAACAACGTCGAGCGCGCTATCCGCATCGCGCTCACGGCGACCACCTCCCTGTAAGGAAACGCCTTTCTCACTCACTTTCGAACGTGCGGCCATGCGCTCTCAGGTGCGCCGCCGCCTCTCCACCTACTACGCTCGCCTCCAGCGCCTCGAACGCCGCCAGATGCGCGACCTCAGGCGCTGGATGGAGGGCACCCGAAACCTAATTCATCTGACGGTTATCATTCTCGTCCCGCTGCTCATCGCTCTCGTCACCGCCATCTCGAACTCGGTCGCCCAACTCTCCTTCCTGCTGTTTCCGCCACTCGCCGCCGGGACCTACACCCTCTTTGCCGACCCCGAAGGCAAGTATTCGAAACCCGGGAAGTTCGTCGCCGGACTCACCATCGGCGCGCTCTGTGGCTGGGTCGCCCTCGAGATCGCGGTACTCGGCTTTCTCGAAATGCCGCCGACCGGGCGCTCCGTCAGCGCGACGAGCGCCGCCATCGGCATCTTCCTCACTGGCGTCGCGACGTGGGTGTTCGACATCGAGGAACCCTCCGCGTTTTCAACCGCCCTACTCGCGCTGGTCACCGGCTCCACACAGCTCGATTACGTCATCTCCGTCGCCCTCTCGAGTTCGCTCGTCGCGCTCGTGTTCGTCTTCTGGAAAGAGCAGTTCTACCACCGCCGCGCCCGCTATCTCTACCAATCGACGAAGGGTGACGACCACGTCCTCGTCCCGATGCGCGGAGAGGCACAGGTCGCCACCGCGATGTTCGGAGCCCGCCTCGCCGCCGCCCACGACGCCGGAAAGGTGGTGTTGCTCGATATCGTGGACGACGCAGCCCTCGCCGAGGCGGAAGCCCAACTCGTCGACGAACGCGACGTGACCGCGCTCACAGAGGAGGCAGACGAGGAATCCATCGCAGAACAGGCCGAGACGAAAGCCGCTTCCGAGGCCGCGACGCGCCTCGAAGCCCGCGCCAATCGTCTCAAGACGAAAGTCGGCGTGCCCGTCGAAGTCGTGGTCGCGGTGGACGGCAACACCCCCGCCCAGACGGTCATCCAGACCGCTCGGTCCACCAACTGCGACCTCATCGTCTCGCCGTACGAAGAACGTCACGGGGCGCTCTCGCCGTTCATCCGGACCCTGTTTCGCAGCGAGGTGGACGTGGCGGTTCACCGTTCGAGCGGTGGGCGGTCGCGCTGGCGACGCATTCTCGTTCCCATCCGCAGCCCGAGCGACGTGGGCCACGCCATGATCGACTTCGCGCTGCGGCTCACCGGGCGGACGGGACGGGTGAGCGTGGCCCACTGCATCACCGCCCGCGAGCAGCGCCGGGAGGCTGAGAATATGCTCGCTGACCTCGTCGACGCCTTCGAGGGGAATCTGGAGACGCGCGTCTCGCGGTCGAAGATAGAGGATTTCCTCACGGCGAACGCCAGTCAGTACGACCTCGTCTTCCTCGGGGCGAGCACCGACCGGTCTGCGGCCTCACGGCTCATCTCCCCGCCGACGTTCGAGCGGATTCAGGACCTCGACTGCGACGTGGCCATCGTCGATCGGGGTAAACACCCGCTCCCGACGTTCGATTAGACGTTATTGTTCTTTTCGTCTACGTCGAGGATGCGGTCTGCGAACGCCTCCATGCCCCGCTGACCGAGGGCGGACTGGACGAGCAGGTGGCCGCCGATGACCGCCGGACTGATGACGGTGTCCGCACCGGCGCGTTTCAGTTTCTGGATGTTCTCGCGTTCGGTGGCGGCGGCGACGATGTTGATGTCGGGATTCAACTGCCGCGCGGTGAGAATCGAGAGGGCGTCCTCCGCGTCGGAGTTGGTCGCCGCGACCACCGCCTTCGCGCGGTCGATGCCGACGCGTTCGAGGACGGGTTCGTCGGAAGGTTCACCGGTCAACACCTTGTAGCCCCGGTCTGAGAGGTCTGTGGTGTGTTCCTTGTCCGGGACGACGACCACGAACTCGGAGGTCGTCTGCAGTTCTTCTAAAATCGGTTCGGTCAGTTCGCCGTAGCCGAGGACGACGACGTGGTTTTCGAGGGTTGCGAGTTGTGATTCGCTCATGATACCAAGTGCTCGTGAGAAGCGCGCTTCGATGGCGGGGCCGAGGACGGACCCGAGGGCGATTGCGAAACTGGCGGTGCCGATGACGATGACCGTCATGCCGAACAGACGGGCGACGGGCGTCGCGGGGGAGGCGTCACCGTAGCCGACCGTGCTCGCGGTTACCAGGGTGAAGTAGAAGGCATCGACGAGGTTGTTGATGCCGGTGAACTGCTCGCGCAGGGCGAACGTCCCGACGGTGCCGTAAATCTGCGCCCCGACGATGGCGGCGACCGCCCCGAGTTGGGTCGTCGAAAGCGAAATTTCCTGGGTGAATCGCTTTCGGTGAAGCCCGACGACGGGGAGTGCGAGCAACGAGAGCGCCACCAGCGGCAGCGACAGCGAGTTCGACTGGAGGAGGCCCTGTGCGGCAGTAAGCGGCAGCAGCACCATCGTCAATATCCACCCGGCTTCGAGCCCCCGCCTGAGGCCGAGCACGCCGACGAGCAGGAGGAATCCGGTCAGTGCGCCCGTGAACCCGGCCGTCTCCTGGACAGCGTCGGGGACGTAGGGACTGAGCGGTCCCGGCACGACCGTCGGCGTCGCGATGTTCGCCACGCCAGTCGCGAAGGAGAGCAACGCCACTGCCAGTGTCAACAGGATGGCGATGCGGGTGCTGAACCAGGCGCGCCTCCGTTCCATACACGTGTCTGGTTCCGTGATAGTATATAAACCTCCCACTTCCCATACTCGTTGGCGGCGGTACAACCACTCGTTACTCGCGGGTTCCGGTACTGGTAAAGTCCCTCCGTGTGTGGGTCAATTATGGTTCAGTCGTTTCCGATTCAGGTGCTTCTCGGCATCTATCTCGGACTTTTGACGGGGATAATCCCCGGCCTCATCGCGTTCACGCTGGGGTTCGTCTTCAAGTATTTTACCGGGGTGACGCTACCCGGGTTCGGTGTGGTGACCCTCGGAGTCGCCATCGCGGGCATCAACGGCGGCCTGCTCGGCCTCATCGACCCTACCATCGGGAGTTCGCCCACGCTCCTCGTCGCCGCCATCGTGGTGATGATGGTGACGCTTTACACCCACTCAATCGGCGACAAACTCGGCGCTGAATTCCCAAAGCGACTCTCACTCAAACGCCTTCGCGAGCAGAAACTCTCCCAGGACGTGTTGAACCGGGTCGGGGTTCGCGGCGAGATTCAGATAGACATCGTCGGCCCAGTCGGCGACATGGAGGGCTATCCGCCGCTCTCGACCGACCTGCGGACGGCGATTCAGGAGTCGAAACTCTCCTTTCCCCACGACCTCCCGCTCTCTGAACTCGAAGCGCGCATCGCAGACCGACTCAAGAACGACCACGACCTCGCCGACGTGGCGGTGACGGTCGATTCACAGGCGAAAGCGAGCGTCAACGCCGCCCCGCCGAGTGGCAGCCTCTCTCGGCGCGTCCCGAAGGGAACCCGGGCGGTATCGCTCGATGCCCTCGTTCCGACCGGCATCGTCCGTGGGGACGAGGTAGAACTCAGGACGACCGCCGGGACAGTCACGGGACCGGTCGTCTCCGCGCAGTCCACCGAAGGCGGTGAGCCGGCGAAACCGGCCGCCGAGGTCACCGACGGCGGCGAAGACGCCGCGACGCCCGCACCGGCCCCCCACGCGCCGACGACGACCGGCGGCGACGGACGAATCACCGTCGCAGTGGAGCGTGCAGCGGCGAAGCAACTCCTCGGCGTAGCGTCCGGGCGCGTCGTGACGAACGCCCGAGGGACGCGCAGAGAGTACGAACTCGTCTCGCTGTTGCGCCGGGCGGGCAAACGCTTCCAGAAAATCAGCGTCCGTGCGGCCGGCGAACTCGACGGCCACACCCTCGGCGACGTCGGGGTACGAACTAATTACGACGTGGCCGTCCTCGCCGTGAAACGTTCGACGAAGGCCGAGACGAACGGGTCTGCTCGCGGCTGGGTGTTCGCGCCGCGGGGTGAAACCATGCTCGCGGCCGGTGACGAACTGTTCGTCGTCGGGACGCGCGACGCGCTCGCGTCGTTCAAGGAGGTGGCGGCGTGACGCTCGTCGAAAATCTCCTTCAGTCGGTCCTTGCATCTGCGGTTTCGGTCGTCGGGATGGGACTGCTCGGCCTCGCCGGTGCGCTGGCGCTCGCGTTCGTCTACCGCTGGTACTCCCGCCAGAAGTCCCCGCGAAGCGTCGCCATCCTCGTTGGCCTCTCTGCGGTCTCGCTGTGGCTAAACACTGACTTCGCGCTCAAGCAGGTCATCACCGACGGTAACCTCGCTGACCTCCAGACGAACGCCATCGTCACCATCGCTTCGTTCATCGCCGGTGGCATCGGAGCCTCTATCGGCCATCAGATCGGCGACGACCTCGCGGTTCGATTCTTCGCCATCTCGGGAGTCAAGGACCTGAACCGCGAGATGAGCCAACTCGTTCAATCAGTTGGGCGGACGATTACGGTCACGCTCCCCGAGGAGATTCACGACATCGAGGGGTACGACCCGGCCGACGACGCGACCAAGGAGAAACTCTCGGGTATCTCGCTCGTGTTTCCGCGGAAACTCACCGTTGGCGAACTCAAGAGTCGCCTCGTCTCCCGGCTCAAAGAGGACTACAGCGTCGGCCACGTGGACATCGAACTGGACGAGAGCGGCACCGTCACCTTCCTCGCAATCGGGAGTCGGGCCGCCGGCCTCGGGCCGACGCTTCCCCCGGGAAAAGTCGCCCTCGCCATCCACGCAGACCCCGCCCACGGCGCGAGCGCGGGCGACCTCGTGCAAGTGTGGAAGCCGGGACCGGAACCCGAACTCGTGACCGCGGCGGAACTGCGCGCTCGCGTCGAAGACATCGTCACGCTCGTCGTCGATGCGGGCGACGCAGATCTCCTCTCTGCGGAGGAGCAGTACCGCCTCATCACGCTCCCCTCCGAACCGCTCCCCGACCGCGAGTTTGCCTCGCTGCTTCGGGCCGCGGACGAGACCATGGGGGCGATTGCCGTCCACGAGTCGAGTGCCCTCGTCGGCACGATGCTCGGCGACCTCGACTCGACCATCGTCGCCATCAAACCCCAGTCAGGCGGCGTGAGCGCGATTCCGTCGCGCAGCCACGTCCTCGAAGCGGGTGACACTATCTACGTCATCGCCCGCCCGGAGGAACTGCGGCGGCTCGAAGCCGTCACCGGCCCATCGAAACAGCAGACGCCGGCCGAGTGAATTCCGGCGAGGCTTTTTCTTCTCGCGGGAGAGACCCACAGACATGCAGTGGAAACTCTTCGCGAATCTCGCGGAAGCGGCTGGCGAGAAAGAGCCGCCAGTCGATGCACAACCGGGTGACACCCTCGGTGACGCGCTCTCCGCCCTCGTCTCTCAATACCCAGCGCTCCGGGACGAACTCTTAGACGAGGAGGGCAACCTCTACGACCACATCCGCGTCCTCAGAAACGGGCGCAGCCCATTCGTGAAAAACGACGGCCTCGATACCGTGTTAGAAGAAGGCGACGAACTCGCCCTGTTCCCCCCGGTCAGTGGCGGGTAGTCAGGTCGGCTTCGAGGACGAAGTCGGGTTCTTTGTGGATTTGCACCCGAGCGGCGGCCGCATCGCTCACGTAGCGAACCGTTTCGGGGACGAGGACGCGCGTGCGGTCTACCCCCTGCGCGGCAGCGTCGGCACTGAGCGCGGCGAACAGTGACCGCGCCGCATCGACGTCATCCCACGCACCGACGCCGTATTCGGCGTAGGTGTGGGTCTCTCCGTCGTCGTTGGTGTGCTCGTAGGTTCGATTCCGGTAGGCCATGGCGACCGTGCCCTCGTCTTGGACGGCGAAGACGGCATCCTCCTCGAGGGTTCTGAGTTTGCCGAGCGTGAGCTCCGAGAGGGCCCACGACTCGTTGAAATCGAGGCTGAGTCCGGCGAGGTGCGTGCGAGCAGCCGAGCGATTCCAGTAGCTCCACGCGGCTTCTGCGTCGTGGGTGACGGTCATGGTTGGCGTGGCGTCCGCGTCGGGTTCTGGTTTCACGAAGCGGAACTCGGTCGCCGGTTCGAAGCCGACGGCCCGCGACTGGCCAAGTCCACCCATATTCCACGAGTACACCATGTTGCGGGCGACGGTCGCGCCCCGCTCTGCGGCCCAGTCGAAGAACGCCTCGGAGAGCCGTCGGGCGATTCCCTGCCCGCGGAACGCCGGATTGACGCGCATCCCCTGCCCCCAGGCTTCGTGGTCAGAGAGCATGACCCCCTGCGTGAGGCCAGCGATGTCGGCGCCAGCATCGACGACGAACGTCCGTCGGGTGTCACTCTCTGCTTCGACCCAGCGCTCGATGACCCACGGGATGTGGTCGTCGACGCCGTGGTCGTCCCACGTTTCCTGTGTAAACGCGACGATTGGGTCGACGTCAGACTCGCGTATTGGTCTGACCGTCAGTTCCATGGGACCGACCGCTCGGTTATCTCGCCGGCGAGCGGCGTCTGCATCGTCCCGACGACGTCGTCGGTATTCGCGAGCGCCCACATCAGCTTGACCTTGGCCGTGCCGGGGAGCATGTCCTCGCCCTCGACGACGCCCGCGTCGAGCAGGTCGCGGCCGGTGTCGTACACCCGGTCGCAGACGCGCCCGGAGAGACACTGGCTGGTCATGACGACGACGGTTCCGTCCTCGACGAGGTCGCGGATGTGCGGAATCCAGTCGGTGTGGACGTGGCCGAGGCCGGTTCCCTCGATGACGACGCCCGCTTTCCCCTCCAGGACGTCGAGGAACGCCGGGTCCATCCCTGGGGTGAATTTGACTAGTTCCACGTCGGTTTCGATGTCCGGGGCGATGGCGAGGTCGCGCTCGCCGCGTTTCGTGTAGTCGCGTCGGAAGGTGAGTTCCTCCGTGTCGTAGTCGATTTCGCCGAGGGGCTTCGCCCCGATGGTCTGGAAGGCGTCGCGCCGGGAGGTGTGGTTCTTCCGGACGCGCGTGCCCTCGTGGAGCGCGCAGGTGGTGTCGCTCTCGGTGGCGTGCATGCAGACGAGCACCTCCGCGCAGTCGCTTTTCGCGGCTTCGACCGCACAAAC
This sequence is a window from Haladaptatus sp. QDMS2. Protein-coding genes within it:
- a CDS encoding ubiquitin-like small modifier protein 1 is translated as MQWKLFANLAEAAGEKEPPVDAQPGDTLGDALSALVSQYPALRDELLDEEGNLYDHIRVLRNGRSPFVKNDGLDTVLEEGDELALFPPVSGG
- a CDS encoding HPP family protein, producing the protein MRSQVRRRLSTYYARLQRLERRQMRDLRRWMEGTRNLIHLTVIILVPLLIALVTAISNSVAQLSFLLFPPLAAGTYTLFADPEGKYSKPGKFVAGLTIGALCGWVALEIAVLGFLEMPPTGRSVSATSAAIGIFLTGVATWVFDIEEPSAFSTALLALVTGSTQLDYVISVALSSSLVALVFVFWKEQFYHRRARYLYQSTKGDDHVLVPMRGEAQVATAMFGARLAAAHDAGKVVLLDIVDDAALAEAEAQLVDERDVTALTEEADEESIAEQAETKAASEAATRLEARANRLKTKVGVPVEVVVAVDGNTPAQTVIQTARSTNCDLIVSPYEERHGALSPFIRTLFRSEVDVAVHRSSGGRSRWRRILVPIRSPSDVGHAMIDFALRLTGRTGRVSVAHCITAREQRREAENMLADLVDAFEGNLETRVSRSKIEDFLTANASQYDLVFLGASTDRSAASRLISPPTFERIQDLDCDVAIVDRGKHPLPTFD
- a CDS encoding TrkA C-terminal domain-containing protein — protein: MTLVENLLQSVLASAVSVVGMGLLGLAGALALAFVYRWYSRQKSPRSVAILVGLSAVSLWLNTDFALKQVITDGNLADLQTNAIVTIASFIAGGIGASIGHQIGDDLAVRFFAISGVKDLNREMSQLVQSVGRTITVTLPEEIHDIEGYDPADDATKEKLSGISLVFPRKLTVGELKSRLVSRLKEDYSVGHVDIELDESGTVTFLAIGSRAAGLGPTLPPGKVALAIHADPAHGASAGDLVQVWKPGPEPELVTAAELRARVEDIVTLVVDAGDADLLSAEEQYRLITLPSEPLPDREFASLLRAADETMGAIAVHESSALVGTMLGDLDSTIVAIKPQSGGVSAIPSRSHVLEAGDTIYVIARPEELRRLEAVTGPSKQQTPAE
- a CDS encoding ribose 1,5-bisphosphate isomerase, whose product is MNAPDTLHGEVTETATAIAEMEIRGAATIAGAAARALGAQAAASTASSPEEFRSEMRVAARVLHDTRPTAVSLPNALRYVLNDLHGDTVEDLRATVDRRVTAFLDQLAHAQDELGRFGGNRLRDGDTIMTHCHSTDVVACVSAAVEEGKDLTAYVRETRPRNQGHITAHELAELGVDVTLIVDNAARHYLNEVDHVLVGADSIAADGSVINKIGTSGLAVNARDMGTQVMVAAQTIKLHPATMTGHTVEIEERDATEVISEADRAEIGTIRVENPAFDVTPPRYVDAIVTERGQFPPESIVILMRELFGERVTNPWESP
- a CDS encoding carbohydrate kinase family protein, which codes for MPRVICAGHVNWDLTLRVDRLPEPDGEALIESQRRAGGGSAANTAVALTGLGTDVGLIGSVGTDENGRDAREELTNAGLDLSHLLTVAGETAVKYLIVDPTGEVMVLGNKGANEAVTPDDVDPEYVRSADHIHLTSQRPDTAAHIAQLAAEAGIPVSFDPGRRVVDRDFSATLPHVDYLLLNRYEAEQAEDKFDLDTPDRVVVTKFGAGGAQLITDGKLASHAGFDVETTDSTGAGDAFAAGFIHAQLAGKLLPASLEFAAACGALASQQSGARTSLSPARVRAFLADHEA
- a CDS encoding DUF63 family protein, which translates into the protein MVLPDGFSIPPLPVLVVLFVALLAVAGALYRRKPPVTRKVVVAFAPWMVVGSSLYVLYQIEGLPQAIAPFFSSPTVYGSTFVIAGAIWALVAGRPADEWSLRAAPGLLAATGLLGVVLVAGATLAIGSSSGLMLFWPAVGLVVSVVLATLVWAGVRVGLPDITKTTGSAGALVVFAHTLDGVSTAVGIDALNFGEQTPLSRAIIEFAAALPTAEVLGTVWLFVLVKIALATVVVTFLAESVRDRPREGYLLLALVAAVGLGPGAHNLLLFTVLG
- the deoC gene encoding deoxyribose-phosphate aldolase, with amino-acid sequence MNAARLASMIDHTVLGPETTFDDVRTVLDDAQKYGMNVCIPPCYIDEASEYAPDLTLATVVGFPHGQNTTTAKRDEAEDAWNAGADEIDMVINIGRLKAGEYDAVRHDIAEVVAAVPLPVKVIIETALLSDEEKHKACELAKEADAAYVKTSTGFADGGATVPDVELMAEYLPVKASGGVGNWDEAKAMIEAGAERIGASSGVAIMESFLAVQE
- a CDS encoding NAD-binding protein, encoding MERRRAWFSTRIAILLTLAVALLSFATGVANIATPTVVPGPLSPYVPDAVQETAGFTGALTGFLLLVGVLGLRRGLEAGWILTMVLLPLTAAQGLLQSNSLSLPLVALSLLALPVVGLHRKRFTQEISLSTTQLGAVAAIVGAQIYGTVGTFALREQFTGINNLVDAFYFTLVTASTVGYGDASPATPVARLFGMTVIVIGTASFAIALGSVLGPAIEARFSRALGIMSESQLATLENHVVVLGYGELTEPILEELQTTSEFVVVVPDKEHTTDLSDRGYKVLTGEPSDEPVLERVGIDRAKAVVAATNSDAEDALSILTARQLNPDINIVAAATERENIQKLKRAGADTVISPAVIGGHLLVQSALGQRGMEAFADRILDVDEKNNNV
- a CDS encoding nucleoside phosphorylase → MAKQPHLLVSEGDVHDIALIPGDPGRVDRIASQCENVELVAENREYKVVNAEFEGRELTICSTGIGCPSAAIAVEELSRVGVETFIRVGTTGALQRGIEIGDMIVATGAAKNEGTSKRYEDVEFPAVPDFDVLSELVNAAEANDEDVHVGPIASDDAFYAETDEFVEAWEAANLLSVEMEAAAVFTLARRKGLRAGAICTVDGNLVEGTQKGETEGEELPDKAKNNVERAIRIALTATTSL
- a CDS encoding potassium channel family protein, with product MVQSFPIQVLLGIYLGLLTGIIPGLIAFTLGFVFKYFTGVTLPGFGVVTLGVAIAGINGGLLGLIDPTIGSSPTLLVAAIVVMMVTLYTHSIGDKLGAEFPKRLSLKRLREQKLSQDVLNRVGVRGEIQIDIVGPVGDMEGYPPLSTDLRTAIQESKLSFPHDLPLSELEARIADRLKNDHDLADVAVTVDSQAKASVNAAPPSGSLSRRVPKGTRAVSLDALVPTGIVRGDEVELRTTAGTVTGPVVSAQSTEGGEPAKPAAEVTDGGEDAATPAPAPHAPTTTGGDGRITVAVERAAAKQLLGVASGRVVTNARGTRREYELVSLLRRAGKRFQKISVRAAGELDGHTLGDVGVRTNYDVAVLAVKRSTKAETNGSARGWVFAPRGETMLAAGDELFVVGTRDALASFKEVAA